From Segatella copri, the proteins below share one genomic window:
- a CDS encoding DUF6242 domain-containing protein has translation MKRKFFAFIALITATLSLSSCLSSDETTVEYTHDTAITAFSLGSLDRYTKTKAGKDTLLKANVTGSDYKFYIDQAQRKIYNVDSLPCGVRDTAILATISSKNSSPILLMDINKTDSVAAYYSSSDSINFSKPRFIRVYSSDYSVYAQYQVTVNVHKELPYEFKWHELAQNNSQLAAFSDLKAVACGDDIYVFGKTAEGTKVLKSAINNGSAWSSITMKVGLSSDAYQSAVALDGKLYISDGGKVYASADAAIWTVVSDNADIKQLIGASSKNLYAYTATGISVSEDKGANWKAEKLDTDKAYLPKQNISMNVAGVLSAKDVENVMLLGTRDKALKDTVATTWLRTVDYANEDGQWNYLEIENNKSGKMPWLDQVITCAADTGFVALGSNGKWYKSQDAGLTWKQDAMVVLPAKFATDGRFAFCRDKQHYYWIIRNGYVWRGRFNIDGWSKED, from the coding sequence TGAAACAACAGTAGAATATACACATGATACAGCCATCACGGCTTTCTCGTTGGGTAGTCTTGACAGATATACCAAAACGAAGGCAGGTAAAGATACCTTGCTCAAGGCTAATGTGACGGGCTCTGACTATAAATTTTACATAGATCAAGCACAACGCAAGATTTATAATGTAGATTCCTTGCCTTGTGGGGTGAGGGATACTGCCATATTGGCTACTATCAGCAGCAAGAATAGCAGCCCTATTCTCCTGATGGATATCAACAAGACTGATTCTGTCGCAGCATACTATTCAAGCTCTGATTCCATCAACTTCTCAAAGCCTCGCTTTATTAGAGTTTACAGCAGCGACTACTCTGTCTATGCCCAGTATCAGGTTACCGTAAACGTACATAAGGAGTTGCCTTATGAGTTTAAGTGGCATGAGCTGGCTCAGAACAACAGTCAGTTGGCTGCATTCTCTGATCTGAAGGCTGTAGCTTGTGGTGATGACATCTATGTATTCGGCAAGACTGCCGAGGGTACTAAGGTGCTGAAGTCAGCCATCAATAATGGCAGCGCCTGGTCATCTATTACGATGAAAGTAGGCTTAAGTAGTGACGCTTACCAGAGTGCAGTAGCGCTGGATGGCAAACTTTATATCTCAGATGGCGGCAAGGTTTATGCTTCTGCCGATGCTGCAATATGGACAGTGGTTTCTGACAACGCAGATATCAAGCAGCTCATTGGTGCAAGCAGCAAGAATCTCTATGCTTATACAGCTACAGGTATCTCTGTTTCAGAAGATAAGGGTGCCAACTGGAAGGCAGAGAAACTTGATACAGATAAAGCCTATTTGCCAAAACAGAATATCTCAATGAATGTGGCTGGCGTACTCTCTGCTAAGGATGTAGAGAACGTAATGCTGCTGGGTACTCGCGACAAGGCTTTGAAAGATACGGTTGCTACCACATGGTTGCGCACGGTTGACTATGCAAATGAAGACGGACAGTGGAACTATCTGGAAATCGAAAACAATAAAAGTGGAAAGATGCCTTGGCTGGATCAGGTAATTACCTGTGCTGCCGATACAGGCTTCGTTGCTTTAGGCAGTAACGGCAAATGGTATAAGAGCCAGGATGCCGGATTGACTTGGAAGCAGGATGCGATGGTTGTTCTGCCTGCTAAGTTTGCTACTGACGGTCGTTTCGCTTTCTGCCGTGACAAGCAACATTATTATTGGATTATCAGAAACGGATACGTATGGAGAGGACGTTTCAATATAGATGGCTGGAGCAAGGAAGATTAA
- a CDS encoding isoprenyl transferase, translating to MMDNLDMNRIPEHIAIIMDGNGRWATERGKERSYGHQAGVDTVRRITSECTRLGVKYLTLYTFSTENWNRPADEVAALMGLVLTSLEDEIFMKNNVRFRVIGDLKRLPQQVQDKLQETMDHTAKNDAMTMVVALSYSSRWEILNATKKMVKEALESGSTYEQIEDKLTEENFEKHLETSFMPDPELLIRTGGELRISNYLLWQIAYSELYFCDTFWPDFNEEDLHKAIASYQNRQRRFGKTEAQVEEEEK from the coding sequence ATGATGGACAACTTAGATATGAACAGGATTCCTGAGCACATCGCTATCATTATGGATGGCAATGGTCGCTGGGCAACAGAACGGGGCAAGGAGCGTAGCTACGGCCATCAGGCTGGAGTAGATACCGTGCGCCGAATTACATCGGAGTGTACCAGGTTGGGGGTAAAATATCTCACCCTCTATACTTTCTCTACAGAGAATTGGAACCGTCCGGCCGATGAGGTTGCTGCCTTGATGGGACTGGTACTGACTTCGCTCGAAGATGAAATCTTCATGAAGAATAATGTCCGCTTCCGTGTGATAGGTGATTTGAAACGCCTGCCACAACAGGTACAGGACAAGCTTCAGGAGACCATGGACCATACTGCGAAGAACGATGCTATGACTATGGTTGTGGCATTGAGCTATTCTTCACGTTGGGAAATCCTGAATGCTACAAAGAAAATGGTAAAAGAAGCATTGGAGTCAGGTTCAACCTATGAGCAGATAGAGGATAAACTGACAGAGGAGAACTTCGAAAAGCATCTTGAAACCAGTTTCATGCCAGATCCTGAACTTCTGATACGTACAGGAGGTGAACTCCGTATCAGCAACTATCTTCTTTGGCAGATAGCTTATTCAGAGTTGTATTTCTGTGATACCTTCTGGCCAGACTTCAATGAAGAAGATCTGCACAAGGCAATAGCAAGTTATCAGAACCGCCAACGTCGATTTGGAAAAACCGAGGCACAGGTGGAAGAGGAGGAGAAATAG
- a CDS encoding DUF6089 family protein, with protein MERTFQYRWLEQGRLIILLAFLTLGCMAVRAQDDPQYRMEIGAGVGVMTYEGDFNGNVLGDMQPAGFLVGRYNFDPYKDLKLSVGFGKIKGSSANVDTFYPDYAENPYSFNHTLVDMNLVFEYNFWPYGTGRDYRGAQRLVPYILGGLGATYVKGNEKNVFTANVPLGIGAKYKVNERLNLGLAWTFHFSLSDELDGVKDPYWVKSSGIFKNTDCYSTIAVSVTYSFSAKCKTCNKEE; from the coding sequence ATGGAGAGGACGTTTCAATATAGATGGCTGGAGCAAGGAAGATTAATCATCCTGCTTGCCTTCTTAACTCTGGGCTGTATGGCGGTTCGTGCACAGGACGATCCGCAATATCGCATGGAGATAGGCGCCGGTGTGGGAGTAATGACCTATGAAGGCGACTTTAACGGAAATGTGCTTGGCGACATGCAACCTGCCGGTTTCCTGGTGGGAAGATACAATTTCGACCCCTACAAGGACTTGAAACTGAGCGTGGGCTTTGGAAAAATAAAAGGTTCTTCGGCAAATGTGGATACTTTCTATCCTGATTATGCGGAGAATCCCTATTCCTTCAATCATACGCTGGTGGATATGAATCTGGTGTTTGAGTACAACTTCTGGCCTTACGGAACAGGCAGAGACTATCGCGGAGCCCAGCGCCTGGTTCCTTATATACTGGGTGGCCTGGGAGCAACCTATGTAAAAGGTAACGAAAAAAATGTATTTACAGCAAACGTGCCTTTAGGCATCGGCGCAAAATATAAAGTGAACGAAAGGTTGAACTTGGGACTGGCCTGGACTTTCCATTTCTCGCTCAGCGATGAACTGGATGGTGTGAAAGACCCTTACTGGGTAAAGAGCAGTGGCATTTTCAAGAATACCGACTGCTATTCTACCATAGCCGTTTCGGTGACCTATAGTTTCAGTGCAAAATGTAAAACTTGTAATAAAGAAGAATGA